In Halorhabdus tiamatea SARL4B, a genomic segment contains:
- a CDS encoding intein-containing adenosylcobalamin-dependent ribonucleoside-diphosphate reductase produces MSDAELSVDEVTLPIKRTEGETLADRLTDNAYQNILPARYLRKDADGELVEGQEDLFERVAKNIALAEAVYEARNQDVEITVTPDQLKPDHPRRDELAEEVFGKGTSLSDDAETTLSVYNVNKFAYETVVPELPADVREHVEETATAFQDLMEDLSFMPNCVPPASRVAAQGGLKPLGDIEPGERVYDDQDGTARVDSKFENGEKLVTEIETESGYTVQATPEHYFRVISASGEYEWRQVKDLQPDDVIALQKNFLDDEGTTASLLPPMAADGGTVAAETTDFGRPRGDIDMPASMTPALAEWLGLYVGDGTARESGVRVAFDEQDDDLVEYWGELTESVFGFEPTTRHRNDAACVVGQAGRRDLYDHLDQNDLLKDASKTAAVPDAVLESGRTCIETFLSGLFEADGTVGERAIELYTHSELLADQVQKLLLGLGIRSSVSEKRDGYRVTIRKNVCGKRFVERVGFLSERKQTDAKRFENVAENATSIEIPNQTDRLHEWFQQSDLGHDAYRDLSQFLIDPDSEHHQEIGVGIFRRYAEKYPELWNSPVAEFVERDQFYERVSTVDDVGRMAVEDMQVPRRNTYVVEGFVSHNSPTLMNAGDELQQLSACFVDSPEDDIDDIHQTAKEAAQVFQCLTDDTNVYVEGKGVVSIADVEPGDRIVQRNGDDHQVRNVDETHAYDDSPVNRVETEAGVELTGTPNHKLLVDGDWTRIDEIEPGDTLSLRLDWIDDVDATTELTTVAGGAQWVENRTVSNDDILELYADGHSDYEIADRLDSSASTIQRRRSLELGLDPNGSGGRPGGNVSFDESEFEALYDGGHSDGEIAKELGVSTRSVARYRQNNSLDANGEAVKVVDQPTELTPALAELVGMWVGDGSKHEDGIRFHLNREETLEHADRLARDLFDVGLDWRWDEGCYEAVVHSHEVKRWWLANFGDAKPDATSASVPESVQQADRETIGAFLRGLYSTDGSLQKDVYPRLWSSSAELIDDVQQLLLGLGVPAIKWEYDTEDRDYFNVGPTGGQGLEQFQDLIGFVDSRSETMAETLASIDSEGPSVGTRDGSTWHVPVEAVEDAGTATVYDVTVADNHEYVASSVVSHNSGGGMGYAFWRLRPYGDAVGSTGGIASGPITFMRTYDQMCETIAQGGARRGAQMGVMRVSHPDVIQFIHAKNKDVSLARTLRLNDPDDFTHNSFADALEEARELIDDEGRVPEHLRNAVEGHLSNFNISVGITDDFMEALQNDEEFTFTNPRTGDPHIVTEETKELYDMFGLGEYVEVGEELSIPAAELWDDIVEGAHENGEPGVIYLERANKEHSFDVEEHPDHRILATNPCVTGDTLISTDNGLVPAEDLYEQGVAQDVVVDGRLSEDSVKEASSVFKTGEKDVYELTTEEGYELRLTADHRMMTDDGWVEAQNLEPGDTVHVQNRKGEFGQHGSVEEGRVLGWLVGDGHLKHGEERAVLNFYDEDTTISERFADDVNEIVREPFGNADYEVGVSDISRGDDYRGAQALEQRIRSARLYEYAEETGLAEEKLQVPDAVMRGSEEMARGFLRALFSADGSVQGNVEKGVSVRLASVDADFLKEVQQLLLNFGIASKVYEDRKEPGTVELPDGTGDTAEYETEGFHELVVVKDNLVRFGEEVGFLLDTKDVALDERLAEYDRGPYSESFEATVESVEYDGHEAVYDLTEPDTHSFVANGLVCHNCGEQPLEEYEACNLGHINLSTLAAGDAPDWRVWSTRHAEEYENFEAAVEAYLEEAIDVEELEYRIETATRFLENVVTMSDFPVEKIEEKVRNMRKIGLGIMGLAQLFIQLGVKYGSDEGDAIAGQLMQKINHDSKWASHELAEERGVFNDWEDSKYADPTEYREWFEHYVGEDADDFEDGFAIRNHNTTTIAPTGTTSMVGNTTGGCEPVYNVAYYKNVSDDVQGDEMLVEFDDYFLRVLEENGIDVDAVKQEAQEQMAANEFDGVEGLSTVPDAIGELFVTTGDLSPNQHASIQCTLQDGVDSAISKCLEEGTLVQTDSGVRPIESFVDEDPEPGEFTDVDEDVTIDGVQVESQYYAGEKDATRVRVDNGTEIVGATDSHKVLTPSGWTVLGDLQPGDHVVGRHVESHGEGGASIDAGPVCDVAFDGGTATVVGNSSRSPHEKDVTLPDRMSPRLAKFLGMYAADGSAIDSRYGIEISTASKAVRDEARELFEELFDREPTVEEDTRRGDERKTVYGVQLNSKPVWEFVTELCGSGAYEKRVPRTVLRGGPDEKLAFVNGVTLDGYVSSQSLVVYGGMSERLADGVAELLRSFGVPKVYVGTKWVKESSAYAYQVHVTNEAQELVTPIEQHKRVDRFDQRYRVYVSPDRVDKTEFNSRSPEYYAARNFEYRGRNYMFNTTAEQLGITDAPPLYEVTDVEDAGTREMYDIELAGPHEYVVGGLVSHNTVNAPNDSTIEDAKDVFEYIYEHGGKGVTYYRDGTRSKQVLTTRADNTDFADMDVEEVIAQIEAVFGGIEAFLEDDDVQAVVDDEIEALVELADGDYEEFAKKRPRPDVLHGVTQRIDTGYGKLYVNINEDPEAERPFELFANIGNSGGFTASFTEALAKTISTAMRAGVDPGEIADELQGIRSPKVAWDKGEQIQSIPDAIGTAMRRYLDGDIERAYPQQQTLEETADEDRETAEAEMRSTDSDTTAAPSEPTEPTGDQQELIENGESPECPECGSMSLYYSEGCKTCESCGWSEC; encoded by the coding sequence GTGAGCGACGCCGAACTGAGCGTCGACGAGGTGACCCTGCCGATCAAGCGCACAGAGGGAGAGACCCTCGCCGACCGACTAACCGACAACGCCTACCAGAATATTCTCCCGGCGCGGTACCTCCGGAAGGACGCCGACGGCGAACTCGTCGAAGGCCAGGAGGACCTCTTCGAGCGCGTCGCGAAGAACATCGCGCTGGCCGAGGCCGTCTACGAAGCACGAAACCAGGACGTCGAGATCACCGTCACGCCGGACCAGCTCAAACCCGACCACCCCCGGCGGGACGAACTCGCCGAGGAGGTCTTCGGGAAAGGGACGTCCCTCAGCGACGACGCTGAAACGACGCTGTCGGTCTACAACGTCAACAAGTTCGCCTACGAGACGGTCGTCCCCGAACTCCCCGCGGACGTTCGCGAGCACGTCGAGGAGACCGCCACGGCGTTCCAGGACCTGATGGAGGACCTCTCTTTCATGCCGAACTGCGTTCCACCCGCGTCGCGGGTCGCAGCCCAGGGAGGGCTCAAACCCCTCGGGGATATCGAACCAGGGGAACGTGTCTATGACGACCAGGACGGGACCGCCCGTGTCGACTCGAAGTTCGAGAACGGTGAGAAACTGGTCACGGAGATCGAGACAGAGTCAGGATATACAGTCCAGGCCACGCCCGAGCATTATTTCCGAGTTATCTCAGCGAGCGGCGAATACGAATGGCGGCAGGTCAAAGACCTCCAACCGGACGACGTGATCGCGCTCCAGAAGAACTTCCTCGACGACGAAGGGACGACAGCCAGTCTGCTCCCGCCGATGGCAGCTGATGGGGGGACAGTCGCCGCGGAAACGACTGACTTCGGCAGGCCGCGAGGGGACATCGATATGCCCGCCTCCATGACGCCTGCACTCGCGGAATGGCTAGGTCTCTACGTCGGTGATGGGACCGCACGGGAGAGTGGGGTCAGAGTTGCGTTCGACGAACAGGACGACGACCTCGTCGAGTACTGGGGAGAACTGACTGAGTCAGTGTTCGGGTTCGAACCGACGACACGACATCGAAACGATGCCGCGTGCGTGGTCGGTCAGGCCGGGAGACGTGATCTATACGATCATCTCGACCAAAACGATCTCTTGAAAGACGCCTCGAAGACTGCCGCGGTTCCGGACGCAGTGCTCGAATCAGGTCGGACCTGTATCGAAACGTTCCTCAGCGGGCTATTCGAGGCAGACGGGACCGTCGGTGAACGGGCGATCGAGCTGTACACGCACAGTGAACTGCTCGCCGATCAGGTACAGAAGCTACTGCTCGGTCTCGGCATTCGTTCGTCCGTGAGCGAAAAGCGGGACGGGTACCGGGTAACGATCCGCAAGAACGTCTGTGGCAAACGGTTCGTCGAGCGGGTCGGGTTCCTGAGCGAACGAAAGCAGACGGACGCGAAACGCTTCGAGAACGTCGCCGAGAACGCTACCTCGATAGAGATCCCGAACCAGACCGACCGTCTCCACGAGTGGTTCCAGCAGAGCGATCTCGGCCACGACGCCTACCGTGATCTCTCGCAGTTCCTGATCGATCCGGACTCGGAACACCATCAGGAGATCGGCGTCGGAATATTCCGCCGCTACGCGGAGAAATATCCCGAACTGTGGAACTCCCCGGTCGCCGAGTTCGTCGAGCGAGACCAATTCTACGAGCGGGTTTCGACGGTCGACGACGTCGGTCGAATGGCCGTCGAAGACATGCAGGTTCCGCGTCGGAACACCTACGTCGTCGAAGGGTTCGTCAGTCACAACAGCCCGACGCTGATGAACGCCGGCGACGAACTCCAGCAACTCTCGGCGTGTTTCGTCGATAGTCCCGAAGACGACATTGATGACATTCATCAGACAGCGAAAGAAGCCGCACAGGTTTTTCAGTGTCTGACTGACGACACGAATGTCTACGTCGAGGGCAAAGGCGTTGTTTCCATTGCCGATGTCGAACCCGGAGATAGGATCGTACAGCGGAACGGTGACGACCACCAGGTACGGAACGTCGACGAAACCCACGCCTACGACGATTCACCGGTCAATCGAGTTGAAACGGAGGCTGGCGTGGAACTGACGGGAACGCCGAATCACAAGCTGCTCGTCGACGGGGACTGGACGCGTATCGACGAGATCGAACCCGGAGACACGCTCTCGCTTCGACTCGATTGGATCGACGACGTGGACGCGACCACCGAACTCACGACCGTCGCCGGCGGTGCACAGTGGGTGGAGAACCGCACGGTTTCGAACGACGATATCCTCGAACTCTACGCCGATGGGCACAGCGACTACGAAATTGCCGACCGACTCGACAGTTCGGCCTCGACGATCCAGCGCCGCCGATCGCTCGAACTCGGACTGGATCCCAACGGCAGCGGTGGACGCCCCGGCGGAAACGTGAGTTTCGACGAGAGCGAGTTCGAAGCGCTCTACGACGGCGGCCACTCCGACGGCGAGATCGCAAAGGAACTTGGCGTCTCGACCCGAAGTGTGGCCCGATACCGCCAGAACAACTCGCTCGACGCCAACGGCGAGGCCGTCAAGGTCGTCGACCAACCGACCGAACTCACGCCGGCCCTGGCTGAGTTGGTGGGAATGTGGGTCGGCGACGGTTCGAAACACGAGGACGGGATTCGATTCCATCTCAACCGCGAGGAGACGCTCGAACACGCCGACCGACTGGCCCGCGATCTCTTCGACGTCGGTCTCGACTGGCGCTGGGACGAGGGCTGTTACGAGGCTGTCGTCCACAGCCACGAGGTCAAACGCTGGTGGCTCGCTAACTTCGGGGATGCAAAGCCCGATGCGACGTCGGCGTCCGTGCCCGAGTCCGTTCAACAAGCGGATCGCGAGACGATCGGCGCGTTCCTCCGGGGACTGTACTCGACCGACGGCAGCCTCCAGAAGGACGTCTATCCGCGACTGTGGAGCTCTTCCGCGGAGCTGATCGACGACGTCCAGCAGTTGCTCCTCGGACTCGGCGTTCCCGCGATCAAGTGGGAGTACGACACCGAAGATCGCGACTACTTCAACGTCGGACCGACCGGCGGGCAAGGCCTCGAACAGTTCCAGGATCTGATCGGCTTCGTCGACTCCCGCTCGGAGACGATGGCCGAGACGCTCGCATCAATCGACTCGGAGGGCCCGAGCGTCGGCACGCGCGACGGTTCGACGTGGCACGTCCCTGTCGAGGCCGTCGAAGATGCTGGAACAGCCACCGTCTACGATGTGACCGTCGCCGACAATCACGAGTACGTGGCGAGTTCGGTCGTCTCGCACAACAGCGGCGGCGGAATGGGGTACGCTTTCTGGCGATTGCGTCCCTACGGAGATGCTGTCGGTTCGACAGGAGGTATCGCGTCTGGTCCGATTACGTTCATGCGGACTTACGACCAGATGTGCGAGACGATCGCTCAGGGCGGCGCGCGCCGCGGTGCCCAGATGGGCGTCATGCGCGTCTCCCATCCGGATGTCATCCAGTTCATCCACGCCAAGAACAAGGACGTCTCCCTGGCGCGGACCCTGCGGCTGAACGACCCCGACGACTTCACGCACAACTCCTTCGCCGACGCCCTCGAAGAGGCGCGAGAACTGATCGACGACGAGGGTCGGGTTCCCGAACACCTCCGCAACGCCGTCGAGGGCCACCTCTCGAACTTCAACATCTCGGTGGGCATCACCGACGACTTCATGGAGGCCCTCCAGAACGACGAAGAGTTCACGTTCACTAACCCACGGACTGGCGACCCCCACATTGTCACTGAGGAGACCAAAGAGCTGTACGACATGTTCGGCCTCGGCGAGTACGTCGAGGTCGGCGAGGAACTGTCGATCCCGGCCGCCGAACTCTGGGACGACATCGTCGAGGGCGCTCACGAGAACGGCGAACCCGGCGTGATCTACCTCGAACGCGCAAACAAGGAACATTCCTTCGACGTGGAGGAACATCCTGATCACCGCATCCTCGCGACAAACCCCTGTGTCACGGGTGACACACTCATCAGTACCGACAACGGACTCGTCCCGGCCGAGGACCTGTACGAACAGGGTGTCGCACAGGACGTCGTCGTCGACGGCCGTCTCAGCGAAGACAGCGTCAAGGAGGCCAGCAGTGTCTTCAAGACCGGTGAAAAGGACGTCTACGAACTCACGACCGAGGAAGGCTACGAACTCCGCTTGACGGCAGACCACCGTATGATGACCGACGACGGCTGGGTCGAGGCCCAGAACCTCGAACCCGGGGATACTGTGCACGTTCAAAACCGGAAGGGTGAGTTCGGTCAACACGGATCGGTTGAGGAGGGGCGTGTCCTCGGGTGGCTCGTCGGCGACGGCCATCTCAAGCACGGTGAAGAGCGTGCAGTGCTGAACTTCTACGACGAAGACACGACCATCTCAGAGCGGTTCGCCGACGACGTCAACGAGATCGTTCGCGAACCGTTCGGAAACGCCGACTACGAGGTCGGCGTCAGCGACATCAGCCGCGGTGACGACTATCGCGGCGCGCAGGCACTCGAACAGCGTATCCGGTCTGCCCGTCTCTACGAGTACGCCGAGGAGACTGGCCTTGCCGAGGAGAAACTCCAGGTTCCCGACGCAGTCATGCGCGGCAGCGAGGAGATGGCGAGGGGATTCCTGCGGGCGCTGTTCAGTGCCGACGGGAGCGTACAGGGTAACGTCGAGAAGGGCGTCTCCGTGCGACTGGCGAGCGTCGACGCCGACTTCCTCAAGGAAGTCCAGCAGTTGCTTCTCAACTTCGGCATCGCCAGCAAAGTCTACGAGGACCGGAAAGAGCCCGGGACGGTCGAACTTCCCGATGGGACCGGCGACACGGCCGAGTACGAGACGGAAGGCTTTCACGAACTCGTCGTCGTCAAGGACAACCTCGTCCGCTTCGGCGAGGAAGTCGGATTCCTGCTCGACACCAAGGACGTGGCCCTCGACGAGCGTCTCGCAGAGTACGATCGTGGCCCGTACAGTGAGTCCTTCGAGGCGACGGTCGAATCAGTCGAGTACGACGGGCACGAAGCCGTCTACGACCTGACGGAGCCGGATACGCACTCGTTCGTCGCGAACGGGCTCGTCTGCCACAACTGCGGCGAGCAGCCGCTCGAGGAGTACGAGGCCTGCAACCTCGGACACATCAACCTCTCGACGCTGGCGGCCGGGGACGCCCCGGACTGGCGAGTCTGGTCGACGCGCCACGCTGAAGAGTACGAGAACTTCGAGGCGGCGGTCGAAGCGTACCTCGAGGAAGCCATCGACGTCGAGGAACTCGAATATCGGATCGAGACGGCCACCCGGTTCCTCGAGAACGTCGTCACGATGTCGGACTTCCCGGTCGAGAAGATCGAGGAGAAAGTCCGGAACATGCGCAAGATCGGGCTGGGCATCATGGGACTGGCCCAACTGTTCATCCAGCTCGGCGTGAAGTACGGCAGCGACGAGGGCGACGCGATCGCCGGCCAGCTCATGCAGAAGATCAACCACGACTCCAAGTGGGCGAGCCACGAACTCGCCGAGGAACGTGGCGTCTTCAACGACTGGGAGGATTCGAAGTACGCCGACCCGACCGAGTACCGCGAGTGGTTCGAACACTACGTCGGCGAGGACGCCGACGACTTCGAAGACGGGTTCGCCATCCGCAACCACAACACGACGACTATCGCGCCGACCGGGACGACCAGCATGGTCGGCAACACGACCGGTGGGTGTGAACCGGTCTACAACGTCGCCTACTACAAGAACGTCTCCGACGACGTCCAGGGCGACGAAATGCTCGTGGAGTTCGACGACTACTTCCTGCGGGTCCTCGAGGAGAACGGCATCGACGTCGACGCCGTCAAACAGGAGGCTCAGGAGCAGATGGCCGCAAACGAGTTCGACGGCGTCGAGGGGCTCTCGACGGTCCCCGACGCCATCGGCGAGCTGTTCGTCACGACGGGCGATCTCTCGCCCAACCAGCACGCCTCGATTCAATGTACACTCCAGGACGGCGTGGACTCGGCCATCAGCAAGTGTCTCGAGGAGGGAACGCTCGTCCAGACGGACTCCGGCGTCCGTCCGATCGAGTCCTTCGTCGACGAAGATCCCGAGCCGGGTGAGTTCACCGATGTCGACGAAGACGTGACGATCGATGGCGTTCAGGTCGAGTCACAGTACTATGCCGGTGAGAAAGATGCGACACGGGTGCGAGTCGACAACGGCACGGAGATCGTTGGCGCGACAGACTCCCATAAAGTATTGACACCCAGCGGATGGACGGTACTCGGAGATCTGCAGCCGGGCGATCACGTGGTCGGCCGACACGTAGAGTCTCACGGCGAGGGCGGGGCATCGATCGACGCCGGTCCAGTATGCGATGTGGCCTTCGATGGAGGCACGGCGACCGTAGTCGGGAACAGCAGCCGCTCACCCCACGAGAAAGACGTCACACTCCCCGACAGGATGTCACCACGTCTCGCGAAGTTCCTCGGGATGTACGCAGCTGACGGGAGTGCGATCGATTCCCGGTATGGAATCGAGATAAGCACCGCATCAAAGGCGGTTCGCGACGAAGCACGCGAGTTGTTCGAGGAGTTGTTCGACCGTGAGCCAACCGTGGAGGAGGACACGCGTCGTGGCGACGAGCGCAAGACTGTCTACGGAGTGCAGCTAAACTCGAAGCCGGTCTGGGAGTTCGTGACAGAACTGTGTGGCTCCGGCGCGTACGAAAAGCGGGTACCGCGTACCGTCCTCAGGGGCGGTCCGGACGAGAAACTGGCCTTCGTTAACGGCGTTACTCTCGACGGGTATGTGTCCTCGCAGTCCCTCGTCGTCTACGGCGGGATGTCCGAGCGACTCGCCGACGGCGTTGCAGAATTGCTGCGGAGCTTCGGAGTTCCCAAGGTGTACGTTGGCACCAAATGGGTCAAGGAGTCCAGCGCATATGCGTATCAGGTCCACGTGACCAACGAGGCCCAGGAGCTGGTGACGCCGATCGAGCAACACAAGCGTGTCGATCGGTTCGACCAGCGGTATCGCGTCTACGTCTCACCGGATCGAGTCGACAAGACGGAATTCAACTCCCGCTCACCGGAATATTACGCGGCACGGAACTTCGAGTACCGTGGCCGGAATTACATGTTCAACACAACGGCCGAGCAGCTCGGTATCACCGATGCACCACCGCTGTACGAGGTAACGGATGTCGAAGACGCCGGGACGCGCGAGATGTACGACATCGAACTTGCTGGACCTCACGAGTACGTTGTCGGTGGTCTTGTCTCACATAACACCGTCAACGCGCCCAACGACTCCACGATCGAGGACGCCAAGGACGTCTTCGAGTACATCTACGAACACGGCGGCAAGGGCGTCACCTACTACCGCGACGGCACCCGGAGCAAGCAGGTGCTGACGACGCGGGCCGACAACACCGACTTCGCCGACATGGACGTCGAGGAGGTCATCGCCCAGATCGAGGCGGTCTTCGGCGGCATCGAGGCCTTCCTCGAAGACGACGACGTCCAGGCAGTCGTCGACGACGAGATCGAGGCCCTCGTCGAGCTCGCCGACGGCGACTACGAGGAGTTCGCCAAGAAGCGTCCGCGTCCGGACGTCCTTCACGGCGTGACCCAGCGCATCGACACCGGCTACGGGAAGCTCTACGTCAACATCAACGAGGACCCCGAGGCCGAGCGCCCCTTCGAGCTGTTCGCCAACATCGGCAACTCCGGCGGCTTCACGGCGTCGTTCACCGAGGCGCTGGCGAAGACCATCTCGACGGCGATGCGGGCGGGTGTCGACCCCGGCGAGATCGCCGACGAACTCCAGGGCATCCGCTCGCCGAAGGTCGCCTGGGACAAGGGCGAGCAGATCCAGTCGATCCCGGACGCCATCGGCACCGCGATGCGTCGGTACCTCGACGGCGACATCGAGCGCGCCTACCCACAGCAACAGACGCTCGAGGAGACTGCCGACGAGGACCGCGAGACGGCTGAAGCAGAGATGCGTTCGACCGACAGCGATACGACAGCCGCTCCGAGCGAACCAACCGAGCCGACCGGTGACCAGCAGGAACTCATCGAGAACGGCGAGAGCCCCGAGTGTCCCGAGTGTGGCTCGATGTCACTGTATTACTCCGAAGGCTGCAAGACCTGCGAGTCCTGTGGCTGGTCGGAGTGTTGA